The genomic stretch TCTGTTTGAACAGGTGGAGGAACTGCACCTGACCAATGTGCTGTATCGGTCGCCGCGCGGGTTTCGCTTTTTGTCGGACATCGCGCCGTTTCTGCCGTATGGCGCCAATGGCGAGTGGCTGGGGCAGTGGCAGGTGAACGCCGCCGCCCAGCAGCAGGTCAAGCAGTTGATCCTGCAACTGGCGGCGCTGGCGCATCATGATCAGCCGGAGGATATCGCCGCCAGCGAAAGCCTGTTCCTGCAAATTCTGGTGCTGCTGCGGCAAAAGCGTTTCCAGACGCAGGGCGACGGCAGCGAACGGCTGGGCATCCAGGCGTTACTGGGCTGGTTGCAGCACAATTTTTGTGAAGAGGTGGATTGGGAAACGCTGGCGGACCGCTTTTCGCTGTCGTTACGCACGCTACACCGGCAACTGAAGCAGCACACCGGCATGACGCCGCAGCGCTATCTGAACCGGTTGCGGCTGCTGGAGGCCCGGCGTCGGTTGCAGCACAGCGATGACTCCATCACCACCATCGCCCATGATTGCGGCTTTAGCGACAGCAATCATTTTTCCACGCAGTTTCGCAAAGCCTTTTCGCTGGCCCCCAAAACGTTGCGCCATCAGGCGCTGTGTGAGGACTAAGAGCCTATCCCAGTAGGCGTTATAGGGGCGACAGGCTGTGCCATCCCGCGGGTTGAAGTTACGAACGGAAGATTACTTTCTTACCGACAAGAATACGGTCACGGTGGCGGAGCGCAGCCCGCAGCCGGCGTTTCCGTTGCATCATCACGACTTCGACGAGCTGGTGATCGTCTGGCGCGGCAATGGCCTGCACCTGTGGAATGATGTTCCCTACCGTATTACCTGCGGCGACCTGTTCTATGTCACCGCCCGCGACCGTCACAGCTACGAATCGGTGCATGACCTGGAGCTGGACAATATCCTTTATATCCGTGACCGCCTGACGCTGCCCACCGACTGGCAAAACCTGCTGCCGGGCGGCGAGGTGCCGCAGCAACAACGCTACTGGCGGCTGGCGACCCAGAGCATGGATACCTTGCGCGACAAAGTGGAAAATCTGACGCAGGAATGCATGAAATCGGACCCGCTGTCGTTACAGCTCAGCGAAGTGCTGCTGTTGCAGATTGCGTTGCTGGCGCTGCGTTATCGCTACGCGCCGGACAGCACGCAACTGGCCGACGCCCAACAGCTGGACCTGCTGATGAATGCGTTACGCGCCAGCATCGCCCGGCCGTTCCGGCTGGAGGATTTCTGCCGGTTGCACGACATCGGCATGCGCAGCCTGCGCAGTCGCTTCAAACAGCAGACCGGCATGAGCGTTGCGCAGTATCTGCGCCAGTTGCGGCTGTGCCGGGCGATGGAGCTGCTGCGCCACAATCGCCAGACCATCAGCGAAGTGGCGGCCGAATGCGGCTTTGACGACAGCAACTATTTTTCCGTGGTGTTCCATCAGGCGTTCGGCGTCACGCCGAGCGGTTACCGGCAGCGTTTTCAGGTTGGTGGCAAAGCGTGAGGCGATGGGAGGCTATCGTTATTTCGATGACGGCTGACGTGTTGAGCGTGAGGTGTGGTAATAGCGCCAGAGTTTTATGATAAGTAAATAGGCCAGTATTGCTGTGATGAATTCAATAACCATCATTGCCGAAATATAAAGATCTTCAGGATCGCGGATACTGAGAGCATCAGACAGCCTAAACAGCAACGTTACTTGATCTTTGGTCATAGGAACGGGGTAGGTATGAACATAACGTACCGATAAGAAAAATAAAATAATAAATAAAATCGACTTTAGTGCTCTGCGGGTAAATGTGGTCATTAGTGATTATATTTTTATTTTTCTGGTTAACGTTTCATGGATTGATGGTATTTCCATGCTCGCATACCTAACCCGTACAACACCACGGTGATAACCATATTAATCAGCAGTACTGCCAGCAGGTAAAACCACTCCGGATCACGGAACCCCAGACTGTTAGCAACCGTGACGAGCCAGTCGGTCATGTTCCGCGTGAATGTTATCGGGTAGGGATGGATATACCTCAGTGATAGGTAATAAAGGGTGAAAAATAATAGAGTCTTAAACACCCTACGGGAAAATATTGTCATCAGTCACGACCTTAATATTCTTGTTGGCGTTGTCACAACGCGCTGCCTATAGATTAGCACGTCTATCAAAGGTATTTATTGCCGTGGCTGGAGCATTTTATGCTGAAGTGATTTTAGGTTGCCGTTCTGGACGTAATGGGCGCCATCATGCACTACATTTTCATTTTAATTGAAAACGTAACGTACATGATGGCGCGCTGAAATAACGTCAGGCGTAAATATCGTTATTTTGTCGGTTAATCGCTACCGGGGCGACGGTGGAAAGTAATTGCCGGGTGTACGGGTGTTGCGGTTGGTTAAAAATCTGCTCTACGGTGCCGCGTTCCACCACGTCGCCGTCTTTCATGACCGCAATCCGGTGACTCATGTGTT from Dickeya fangzhongdai encodes the following:
- the rhaS gene encoding HTH-type transcriptional activator RhaS → MTQLHGEEFFASQAATVAVEPRMPQCAFPEHYHDFWEIVLVEQGAGVHVFNDQPFALCSGAVFFVRDNDRHLFEQVEELHLTNVLYRSPRGFRFLSDIAPFLPYGANGEWLGQWQVNAAAQQQVKQLILQLAALAHHDQPEDIAASESLFLQILVLLRQKRFQTQGDGSERLGIQALLGWLQHNFCEEVDWETLADRFSLSLRTLHRQLKQHTGMTPQRYLNRLRLLEARRRLQHSDDSITTIAHDCGFSDSNHFSTQFRKAFSLAPKTLRHQALCED
- the rhaR gene encoding HTH-type transcriptional activator RhaR — protein: MPSRGLKLRTEDYFLTDKNTVTVAERSPQPAFPLHHHDFDELVIVWRGNGLHLWNDVPYRITCGDLFYVTARDRHSYESVHDLELDNILYIRDRLTLPTDWQNLLPGGEVPQQQRYWRLATQSMDTLRDKVENLTQECMKSDPLSLQLSEVLLLQIALLALRYRYAPDSTQLADAQQLDLLMNALRASIARPFRLEDFCRLHDIGMRSLRSRFKQQTGMSVAQYLRQLRLCRAMELLRHNRQTISEVAAECGFDDSNYFSVVFHQAFGVTPSGYRQRFQVGGKA